Proteins encoded by one window of Castor canadensis chromosome 2, mCasCan1.hap1v2, whole genome shotgun sequence:
- the Smkr1 gene encoding small lysine-rich protein 1 isoform X3, whose translation MTMPGKGKKGKGRGRSRRKKQRKPEADILSPAAMLNLYYIAHNGADCLHLRGFPWPGAPKGKKGRKT comes from the exons ATGACCATG CCAggtaaagggaagaaaggaaaaggccgGGGCAGGTCTCGCAGGAAGAAGCAGAGGAAGCCGGAAGCGGACATCCTGAGTCCAGCAGCCATGCTGAACCTGTACTACATTGCCCACAACGGGGCCGACTGCCTGCACCTGCGGGGCTTCCCCTGGCCAGGCGCCCCCAAGGGCAAGAAGGGGAGAAAGACTTAG
- the Smkr1 gene encoding small lysine-rich protein 1 isoform X1, which produces MPCTPGHLFPSIASWEMYLCLGGWCLSPSLDCKGKKGKGRGRSRRKKQRKPEADILSPAAMLNLYYIAHNGADCLHLRGFPWPGAPKGKKGRKT; this is translated from the exons ATGCCATGTACTCCTGGGCACCTCTTTCCCAGCATAGCTAGCTGGGAAATGTATTTGTGTCTAGGCGGCTGGTGTCTCTCTCCCTCATTGGACT gtaaagggaagaaaggaaaaggccgGGGCAGGTCTCGCAGGAAGAAGCAGAGGAAGCCGGAAGCGGACATCCTGAGTCCAGCAGCCATGCTGAACCTGTACTACATTGCCCACAACGGGGCCGACTGCCTGCACCTGCGGGGCTTCCCCTGGCCAGGCGCCCCCAAGGGCAAGAAGGGGAGAAAGACTTAG
- the Smkr1 gene encoding small lysine-rich protein 1 isoform X2, whose protein sequence is MPFCSLFKSECKSRSHSTLGKGKKGKGRGRSRRKKQRKPEADILSPAAMLNLYYIAHNGADCLHLRGFPWPGAPKGKKGRKT, encoded by the exons ATGCCTTTTTGCAGTTTGTTCAAATCAGAATGCAAAAGCAGGTCACACTCTACATTAG gtaaagggaagaaaggaaaaggccgGGGCAGGTCTCGCAGGAAGAAGCAGAGGAAGCCGGAAGCGGACATCCTGAGTCCAGCAGCCATGCTGAACCTGTACTACATTGCCCACAACGGGGCCGACTGCCTGCACCTGCGGGGCTTCCCCTGGCCAGGCGCCCCCAAGGGCAAGAAGGGGAGAAAGACTTAG